From the genome of Triticum aestivum cultivar Chinese Spring chromosome 3B, IWGSC CS RefSeq v2.1, whole genome shotgun sequence, one region includes:
- the LOC123065815 gene encoding EID1-like F-box protein 3: MSEGARNTRQFRGAWSGGGGTGGIGSASYRDGDGGIGSPRYSGVNTGILDEQVLSLVFRSINWDPQALCTAASVNRRLRAVAERVLWRELCISRAPRMVASLTAAAAVGVGAAPPPPGRIGGGWPALAKLLSFCCGAAGTAVAVPGHLTRVSRFSKTSGRSFLSRRCRSDMLYVSDPCEHAVPGADDDLGAYRGVFRWFIRSRTRACLLGRQAELDPRVRCPYCGARVWNMVAANLVPRGASRRMGSDEGRLEYYVCVSGHVHGNCWLAHLTSSEGEHDGDPDSDDASGGSSGEDGHVAQ, translated from the coding sequence ATGAGCGAGGGCGCGCGGAACACGCGGCAGTTCCGCGGCgcgtggagcggcggcggcgggacgggtGGCATTGGCAGCGCGAGCTACCGGGATGGCGACGGCGGCATTGGGTCCCCGCGCTACAGCGGCGTCAACACGGGCATCCTGGACGAGCAGGTGCTGTCGCTGGTGTTCCGCTCCATCAACTGGGACCCGCAGGCGCTCTGCACGGCGGCGAGCGTCAACCGCCGGCTCCGCGCCGTCGCGGAGCGCGTGCTCTGGCGGGAGCTCTGCATCTCGCGCGCCCCGCGGATGGTGGCGTCGCTCACGGCAGCCGCGGCGGTCGGAGTCGGCGCGGCCCCGCCGCCACCGGGGCGCATTGGCGGCGGCTGGCCGGCGCTGGCGAAGCTGCTCTCCTTCTGCTGCGGCGCCGCGGGGACGGCCGTGGCGGTGCCGGGGCACCTCACGCGGGTGTCGCGCTTCTCCAAGACCTCGGGGCGGAGCTTCCTGTCGCGGCGGTGCAGGAGCGACATGCTGTACGTGTCCGACCCGTGCGAGCACGCGGTGCCCGGCGCGGACGACGACCTCGGCGCCTACCGCGGGGTGTTCCGGTGGTTCATTCGGTCGCGGACGCGGGCCTGCCTGCTGGGCCGCCAGGCCGAGCTCGACCCGCGCGTGCGCTGCCCCTACTGCGGCGCGCGCGTCTGGAACATGGTCGCCGCGAACCTCGTGCCGCGCGGCGCGTCGCGCCGGATGGGCTCGGATGAGGGCCGGCTCGAGTACTACGTCTGCGTCAGCGGCCACGTCCACGGCAACTGCTGGCTCGCGCATCTTACCTCAAGTGAAGGCGAGCACGACGGCGACCCCGACTCCGACGACGCGTCGGGGGGTAGCAGCGGCGAGGACGGCCATGTCGCCCAGTGA